Proteins encoded in a region of the Leopardus geoffroyi isolate Oge1 chromosome E2, O.geoffroyi_Oge1_pat1.0, whole genome shotgun sequence genome:
- the BICRA gene encoding BRD4-interacting chromatin-remodeling complex-associated protein isoform X2 yields the protein MDDEDGRCLLDVICDPQALNDFLHGSEKLHVQEASGNHLSPEPTQPAPSVDLDFLEDAILGSPAAGGGGGGGGGADQPCDILQQSLQEANITEQTLEAEAELDLGPFQLPTLQPADGGAGPAGAGGAAAVAAGPQALFPGGTDLLGLQAPPAVLTHQALVPPQDVVNKALSVQPFLQPVGLGNVTLQPIPGLQGLPNGSPGGAAAATLGLAPIQVVGQPVMALNPPTSQLLAKQVPVSGYLASAAGPSEPVTLASAGVSPQGAGLVIQKNLPTAVATTLNGNSVFGGAGAAPAAAGGAPSAAPGLGTSPLVPAPNVILHRTPTPIQPKPAGVLPPKLYQLTPKPFAPAGATLTIQGEAGGLPQPPKAPQNLTFMAAGKAGQNVVLSGFPAPALQANVFKQPPATTTGAAPPQPPGALSKPMSVHLLNQGSSIVIPAQHMLPGQNQFLLPGAPAVQLPQTLSALPTNVGGQILAAAAPHAGGQLIANPILTNQNLAGPLSLGPVLAPHSGAHSAAHILSAAPIQVGQPALFQMPVSLAAGSLPTQSQPAPTGPTATTVLQGVTLPPSAVAMLNAPDGLVQPAPPAATGEAAPVLAVQTAPQAPPAASTPLPLGLQQPPAQQPPPQAPAPQAAAPPQATTPQPSPGLASSPEKIVLGQPPSAATAAILTQDSLQMFLPQERSQQPLSADGPHLSVPASVIVSAPPPAQDPAPTTPTAKGAGLGPQAPDSQASPAPAPQIPAAAPLKGPGPSSSPSLPHQAPLGDSPHLPSPHPARPPSRPPSRPHSRPPSQPQSLSRPPSEPTLHPCPPPQAPPTLPGIFVIQNQLGVPPPAGTPAPTAPGPPQPPLRPPSQPPEGPLPPAPHLPPASAPSVVAPTDASARLQAPTPPDFQLQFPPGQGPHKSPTPPPTLHLVPEPAAPPPPPPRTFQMVTAPFPALPQPKALLERFHQVPSGIILQNKAGGAPAAPQTSASLGPLASPTASVLVSGQTPSGTPTAPSHPPAPAPMATAGLPPLLPAESKAFASNLPTLSVAKAAAAGPGKSSGLQYESKSRKPPTLQPSKEACFLEHLHKHQGSVLHPDYKTAFPSFEDALHRLLPYHVYQGALPSPNDYHKVDEEFQTVSTQLLKRTQAMLNKYRLLLLEESRRVSPSAEMVMIDRMFIQEEKTTLALDKQLAKEKPDEYVSSSRSLGLPIAASSEGHRLPGHGPPPSSASGAPAQPPLHLPTKLVIRHGGAGGSPSVTWARASSSLSSSSSSSAASSLDADEDGPMPSRNRPPIKTYEARSRIGLKLKIKQEAGLSKVVHNTALDPVHQPPPPAALKAAEPPPRPPPPPPPPPPPPATGQMNGTVDHPPPPPAATDRKPAAALAPHCPRLPLRKTYRENVEAPGSGAGEGAGAGRARGGSPAPPPPPAKVDEATSGLIRELAAVEDELYQRMLKGAPPEPAASGGQGSGSRDPAWEAPPAKRRKSESPDVDQASFSSDSPQDDTLTEHLQSAIDSILNLQQAPGRTPAPPYPHAAPTAVAPASPSPLHRPEAYPPSSHNGGLGARTLNR from the exons CAAGAGGCCAACATCACTGAGCAGACCCTCGAGGCCGAGGCCGAGCTGGACCTGGGCCCCTTCCAGCTGCCCACTCTGCAGCCCGCGGACGGCGGGGCGGGCCCGGCGGGGGCCGGAGGGGCCGCGGCCGTGGCCGCGGGGCCCCAGGCCCTGTTCCCGGGGGGCACCGACCTGCTGGGGCTGCAGGCCCCCCCCGCCGTGCTGACCCACCAGGCCCTGGTGCCGCCCCAGGACGTGGTCAACAAAGCGCTGAGCGTCCAGCCCTTCCTGCAGCCCGTGGGCCTGGGCAATGTGACCCTCCAGCCCATCCCGGGCCTCCAGGGCCTGCCCAACGGCAGCCCTGGGGGCGCCGCGGCGGCCACGCTCGGCCTGGCGCCCATCCAGGTGGTGGGCCAGCCGGTCATGGCACTCAACCCGCCCACCTCCCAGCTCTTGGCCAAGCAAGTGCCCGTCAGCGGCTACCTGGCCTCAGCGGCCGGCCCCTCGGAGCCGGTGACCCTGGCGTCGGCCGGCGTCTCGCCCCAGGGGGCGGGCCTGGTCATTCAGAAGAACCTCCCCACCGCCGTGGCCACCACGCTCAACGGGAACTCGGTGTTCGGAGGGGCCGGGGCTGCCCCCGCAGCGGCCGGCGGGGCGCCCTCGGCGGCCCCCGGCCTCGGCACGTCGCCGCTGGTCCCGGCGCCCAACGTGATCCTGCATCGCACGCCCACGCCCATCCAGCCCAAGCCCGCCGGCGTGCTGCCCCCCAAGCTCTACCAGCTCACCCCCAAGCCGTTCGCCCCCGCGGGCGCCACGCTCACCATCCAGGGCGAGGCGGGGGGCCTCCCGCAGCCGCCCAAGGCCCCCCAGAACCTGACTTTCATGGCAGCGGGCAAGGCCGGCCAGAACGTGGTGCTGTCGGGCTTCCCGGCGCCGGCCCTGCAGGCCAACGTCTTCAAGCAGCCTCCGGCCACCACGACGGGGGCCGCCCCGCCGCAGCCGCCCGGGGCCCTGAGCAAGCCCatgagcgtccacctcttgaaTCAGGGCAGCAGCATCGTCATCCCCGCCCAGCACATGCTGCCGGGCCAGAACCAGTTCCTGCTGCCGGGGGCGCCCGCCGTCCAGCTGCCCCAGACGCTgtcggccctgcccaccaacgtcGGCGGGCAGATCCTGGCGGCCGCGGCCCCCCACGCGGGCGGACAGCTCATCGCAAACCCCATCCTCACCAACCAGAACCTGGCGGGCCCGCTGAGCCTGGGCCCCGTGCTGGCCCCCCACTCGGGGGCCCACAGCGCCGCCCACATCCTCTCGGCCGCCCCCATCCAGGTGGGCCAGCCGGCGCTCTTCCAGATGCCCGTGTCGCTGGCCGCGGGCAGCCTGCCCACACAGAGCCAGCCGGCGCCCACGGGCCCCACGGCCACCACCGTCCTCCAGGGGGTCACTCTGCCTCCCAGCGCCGTGGCCATGCTCAACGCCCCCGATGGGCTGGTGCAGCCGGCCCCCCCGGCCGCCACCGGGGAGGCCGCACCCGTCCTCGCGGTGCAGACGGCCCCCCAGGCGCCACCGGCCGCCAGCACACCGCTGCCTTTGGGCCTCCAGCAGCCACCGGcgcagcagccccccccccaggcccctgcccctcaGGCCGCCGCCCCGCCTCAGGCCAccaccccccagcccagcccgggCCTGGCGTCCAGCCCAGAGAAGATCGTCCTGGGACAGCCACCCTCTGCCGCCACCGCGGCCATCCTCACTCAGGACTCCCTGCAGATGTTCCTGCCGCAG GAGAGGAGCCAGCAGCCCCTCTCCGCAGACGGCCCCCACCTCTCCGTGCCCGCCTCGGTCATAGTCAGCGCCCCGCCTCCCGCCCAAGACCCAGCCCCGACCACCCCCACCGCCAAAGGAGCTGGCCTCGGCCCTCAGGCCCCCGACAGCCAGGCTTCCCCGGCGCCGGCCCCCCAG atCCCGGCAGCGGCTCCACTCAAGGGCCCAGGCCCCTCCTCGTCCCCGTCACTACCTCACCAGGCCCCTCTGGGAGacagcccccacctgccctccccacaTCCCGCCAGgcccccctcccgcccgccctcccgcccccactcccGCCCGCCCTCCCAGCCCCAGAGCTTGTCCCGCCCGCCCTCGGAGCCCACCCTGCACCcttgccccccgccccaggcgcccccgactcTGCCCGGCATCTTTGTCATCCAGAACCAGCTGGGGGTCCCGCCACCGGCCGGCACCCCGGCCCCCACGGCCCCaggccccccccagcccccgctgcgccccccatcccagcccccgGAGGGGCCGCTGCCCCCGGCTCCCCACCTCCCGCCCGCCTCGGCCCCCTCTGTCGTGGCCCCCACGGACGCGTCCGCCAGGCTGCAGGCCCCGACGCCGCCTGACTTCCAGCTGCAGTTCCCGCCCGGCCAGGGGCCCCACAAGTCCCCCACGCCCCCTCCGACCCTCCACCTGGTCCCTGAGCCCGCAgcgccccccccaccgcctcctcGGACCTTCCAGATGGTGACCGCCCCCTTCCCGGCGCTGCCCCAGCCGAAGGCTCTGCTCGAGAGATTTCACCAG GTGCCGTCCGGAATCATTCTCCAGAACAAGGCCGGGGGGGCCCCCGCCGCCCCGCAGACCTCCGCCAGCCTGGGGCCCCTCGCCAGCCCCACCGCCTCGGTGCTGGTCAGTGGGCAGACCCCATCCGggacccccaccgcccccagccATCCCCCTGCCCCGGCACCCATGGCCACCGCAG gcctccctcctctgcttcctgccGAGAGCAAAGCTTTTGCCAGCAACCTCCCGACCCTGAGCGTGGCCAAGGCCGCCGCGGCTGGGCCGGGGAAGTCTTCTGGGCTGCAG TACGAGAGCAAGTCGAGGAAACCCCCCACCCTTCAGCCCAGCAAAGAAGCCTG tttcCTGGAACATTTGCACAAACATCAGGGCTCCGTCCTGCACCCTGACTACAAGACAGCCTTCCCCTCCTTCGAGGATGCCCTGCATCGCCTCCTGCCCTACCACGTCTACCagggtgccctcccctcccccaacgaCTACCACAAag TGGATGAGGAGTTTCAGACGGTCTCCACGCAGCTGCTGAAACGCACCCAGgccatgctcaataaataccgcCTTCTGCTCCTGGAGGAGTCCCGG AGGGTGAGCCCCTCAGCGGAGATGGTCATGATCGACCGAATGTTCATTCAGGAGGAGAAGACCACTCTTGCCTTGGACAAACAGCTGGCCAAGGAGAAGCCCG ACGAGTACGTGTCTTCCTCGCGCTCTCTTGGCCTCCCCATCGCCGCCTCTTCCGAGGGACATCGGCTCCCCGGCCACGGCCCACCGCCGTCCTCGGCGTCCGGggcccccgcccagccccctcTGCACCTGCCCACCAAGCTGGTGATTCGGCACGGAGGGGCGGGTGGCTCGCCTTCCGTGACCTGGGCTCGGGCgtcctcctccctgtcctcctcctcctcctcttccgcCGCCTCCTCCCTGGACGCCGACGAGGACGGCCCGATGCCCTCCCGCAACCGCCCTCCCATCAAGACCTACGAGGCCCGCAGCCGCATCGGCCTCAAGCTCAAGATCAAGCAGGAAGCCGGGCTCAGCAAGGTGGTCCACAACACGGCCCTGGACCCGGTGCACCAgccgccgccccccgccgccctcaAGGCAGCCgagcccccgccccggccgccgccgccgccgccgccgccgccgcccccgccggccACCGGCCAGATGAACGGCACGGTGGAccacccgccgccgccgccggcggCCACCGACCGCAAGCCGGCGGCGGCCCTGGCCCCGCACTGCCCGCGGCTGCCCCTGCGGAAGACGTACCGCGAGAACGTGGAGGCCCCGGgcagcggggcgggggagggggccggggccggCAGAGCCCGGGGCGGCAgcccggcgccgccgccgccgcccgccaaAGTGGACGAGGCCACCAGCGGGCTCATCCGCGAGCTGGCCGCGGTGGAGGACGAGCTGTACCAGCGCATGCTGAAGGGGGCCCCACCGGAGCCCGCGGCCAGCGGCGGGCAGGGCAGCGGCAGCCGGGATCCCGCCTGGGAGGCGCCTCCCGCCAAGCGGCGCAAGTCCGAGTCGCCCGACGTGGACCAGGCCAGCTTCTCCAGCGACAGCCCGCAGGACGACACGCTCACGGAGCACCTCCAGAGCGCCATCGACAGCATCCTGAACCTCCAGCAGGCCCCGGGTCGGACGCCTGCACCCCCGTACCCCCACGCCGCCCCGACGGCCGTCGCGCCCGCCTCCCCGTCGCCGCTGCACAGGCCCGAGGCCTACCCGCCCTCCAGTCACAACGGCGGCCTCGGCGCCAGGACGTTGAACAGATAA
- the BICRA gene encoding BRD4-interacting chromatin-remodeling complex-associated protein isoform X1 yields MDDEDGRCLLDVICDPQALNDFLHGSEKLDGDDLLDNPGEAQSAFYEGPGLHVQEASGNHLSPEPTQPAPSVDLDFLEDAILGSPAAGGGGGGGGGADQPCDILQQSLQEANITEQTLEAEAELDLGPFQLPTLQPADGGAGPAGAGGAAAVAAGPQALFPGGTDLLGLQAPPAVLTHQALVPPQDVVNKALSVQPFLQPVGLGNVTLQPIPGLQGLPNGSPGGAAAATLGLAPIQVVGQPVMALNPPTSQLLAKQVPVSGYLASAAGPSEPVTLASAGVSPQGAGLVIQKNLPTAVATTLNGNSVFGGAGAAPAAAGGAPSAAPGLGTSPLVPAPNVILHRTPTPIQPKPAGVLPPKLYQLTPKPFAPAGATLTIQGEAGGLPQPPKAPQNLTFMAAGKAGQNVVLSGFPAPALQANVFKQPPATTTGAAPPQPPGALSKPMSVHLLNQGSSIVIPAQHMLPGQNQFLLPGAPAVQLPQTLSALPTNVGGQILAAAAPHAGGQLIANPILTNQNLAGPLSLGPVLAPHSGAHSAAHILSAAPIQVGQPALFQMPVSLAAGSLPTQSQPAPTGPTATTVLQGVTLPPSAVAMLNAPDGLVQPAPPAATGEAAPVLAVQTAPQAPPAASTPLPLGLQQPPAQQPPPQAPAPQAAAPPQATTPQPSPGLASSPEKIVLGQPPSAATAAILTQDSLQMFLPQERSQQPLSADGPHLSVPASVIVSAPPPAQDPAPTTPTAKGAGLGPQAPDSQASPAPAPQIPAAAPLKGPGPSSSPSLPHQAPLGDSPHLPSPHPARPPSRPPSRPHSRPPSQPQSLSRPPSEPTLHPCPPPQAPPTLPGIFVIQNQLGVPPPAGTPAPTAPGPPQPPLRPPSQPPEGPLPPAPHLPPASAPSVVAPTDASARLQAPTPPDFQLQFPPGQGPHKSPTPPPTLHLVPEPAAPPPPPPRTFQMVTAPFPALPQPKALLERFHQVPSGIILQNKAGGAPAAPQTSASLGPLASPTASVLVSGQTPSGTPTAPSHPPAPAPMATAGLPPLLPAESKAFASNLPTLSVAKAAAAGPGKSSGLQYESKSRKPPTLQPSKEACFLEHLHKHQGSVLHPDYKTAFPSFEDALHRLLPYHVYQGALPSPNDYHKVDEEFQTVSTQLLKRTQAMLNKYRLLLLEESRRVSPSAEMVMIDRMFIQEEKTTLALDKQLAKEKPDEYVSSSRSLGLPIAASSEGHRLPGHGPPPSSASGAPAQPPLHLPTKLVIRHGGAGGSPSVTWARASSSLSSSSSSSAASSLDADEDGPMPSRNRPPIKTYEARSRIGLKLKIKQEAGLSKVVHNTALDPVHQPPPPAALKAAEPPPRPPPPPPPPPPPPATGQMNGTVDHPPPPPAATDRKPAAALAPHCPRLPLRKTYRENVEAPGSGAGEGAGAGRARGGSPAPPPPPAKVDEATSGLIRELAAVEDELYQRMLKGAPPEPAASGGQGSGSRDPAWEAPPAKRRKSESPDVDQASFSSDSPQDDTLTEHLQSAIDSILNLQQAPGRTPAPPYPHAAPTAVAPASPSPLHRPEAYPPSSHNGGLGARTLNR; encoded by the exons CAAGAGGCCAACATCACTGAGCAGACCCTCGAGGCCGAGGCCGAGCTGGACCTGGGCCCCTTCCAGCTGCCCACTCTGCAGCCCGCGGACGGCGGGGCGGGCCCGGCGGGGGCCGGAGGGGCCGCGGCCGTGGCCGCGGGGCCCCAGGCCCTGTTCCCGGGGGGCACCGACCTGCTGGGGCTGCAGGCCCCCCCCGCCGTGCTGACCCACCAGGCCCTGGTGCCGCCCCAGGACGTGGTCAACAAAGCGCTGAGCGTCCAGCCCTTCCTGCAGCCCGTGGGCCTGGGCAATGTGACCCTCCAGCCCATCCCGGGCCTCCAGGGCCTGCCCAACGGCAGCCCTGGGGGCGCCGCGGCGGCCACGCTCGGCCTGGCGCCCATCCAGGTGGTGGGCCAGCCGGTCATGGCACTCAACCCGCCCACCTCCCAGCTCTTGGCCAAGCAAGTGCCCGTCAGCGGCTACCTGGCCTCAGCGGCCGGCCCCTCGGAGCCGGTGACCCTGGCGTCGGCCGGCGTCTCGCCCCAGGGGGCGGGCCTGGTCATTCAGAAGAACCTCCCCACCGCCGTGGCCACCACGCTCAACGGGAACTCGGTGTTCGGAGGGGCCGGGGCTGCCCCCGCAGCGGCCGGCGGGGCGCCCTCGGCGGCCCCCGGCCTCGGCACGTCGCCGCTGGTCCCGGCGCCCAACGTGATCCTGCATCGCACGCCCACGCCCATCCAGCCCAAGCCCGCCGGCGTGCTGCCCCCCAAGCTCTACCAGCTCACCCCCAAGCCGTTCGCCCCCGCGGGCGCCACGCTCACCATCCAGGGCGAGGCGGGGGGCCTCCCGCAGCCGCCCAAGGCCCCCCAGAACCTGACTTTCATGGCAGCGGGCAAGGCCGGCCAGAACGTGGTGCTGTCGGGCTTCCCGGCGCCGGCCCTGCAGGCCAACGTCTTCAAGCAGCCTCCGGCCACCACGACGGGGGCCGCCCCGCCGCAGCCGCCCGGGGCCCTGAGCAAGCCCatgagcgtccacctcttgaaTCAGGGCAGCAGCATCGTCATCCCCGCCCAGCACATGCTGCCGGGCCAGAACCAGTTCCTGCTGCCGGGGGCGCCCGCCGTCCAGCTGCCCCAGACGCTgtcggccctgcccaccaacgtcGGCGGGCAGATCCTGGCGGCCGCGGCCCCCCACGCGGGCGGACAGCTCATCGCAAACCCCATCCTCACCAACCAGAACCTGGCGGGCCCGCTGAGCCTGGGCCCCGTGCTGGCCCCCCACTCGGGGGCCCACAGCGCCGCCCACATCCTCTCGGCCGCCCCCATCCAGGTGGGCCAGCCGGCGCTCTTCCAGATGCCCGTGTCGCTGGCCGCGGGCAGCCTGCCCACACAGAGCCAGCCGGCGCCCACGGGCCCCACGGCCACCACCGTCCTCCAGGGGGTCACTCTGCCTCCCAGCGCCGTGGCCATGCTCAACGCCCCCGATGGGCTGGTGCAGCCGGCCCCCCCGGCCGCCACCGGGGAGGCCGCACCCGTCCTCGCGGTGCAGACGGCCCCCCAGGCGCCACCGGCCGCCAGCACACCGCTGCCTTTGGGCCTCCAGCAGCCACCGGcgcagcagccccccccccaggcccctgcccctcaGGCCGCCGCCCCGCCTCAGGCCAccaccccccagcccagcccgggCCTGGCGTCCAGCCCAGAGAAGATCGTCCTGGGACAGCCACCCTCTGCCGCCACCGCGGCCATCCTCACTCAGGACTCCCTGCAGATGTTCCTGCCGCAG GAGAGGAGCCAGCAGCCCCTCTCCGCAGACGGCCCCCACCTCTCCGTGCCCGCCTCGGTCATAGTCAGCGCCCCGCCTCCCGCCCAAGACCCAGCCCCGACCACCCCCACCGCCAAAGGAGCTGGCCTCGGCCCTCAGGCCCCCGACAGCCAGGCTTCCCCGGCGCCGGCCCCCCAG atCCCGGCAGCGGCTCCACTCAAGGGCCCAGGCCCCTCCTCGTCCCCGTCACTACCTCACCAGGCCCCTCTGGGAGacagcccccacctgccctccccacaTCCCGCCAGgcccccctcccgcccgccctcccgcccccactcccGCCCGCCCTCCCAGCCCCAGAGCTTGTCCCGCCCGCCCTCGGAGCCCACCCTGCACCcttgccccccgccccaggcgcccccgactcTGCCCGGCATCTTTGTCATCCAGAACCAGCTGGGGGTCCCGCCACCGGCCGGCACCCCGGCCCCCACGGCCCCaggccccccccagcccccgctgcgccccccatcccagcccccgGAGGGGCCGCTGCCCCCGGCTCCCCACCTCCCGCCCGCCTCGGCCCCCTCTGTCGTGGCCCCCACGGACGCGTCCGCCAGGCTGCAGGCCCCGACGCCGCCTGACTTCCAGCTGCAGTTCCCGCCCGGCCAGGGGCCCCACAAGTCCCCCACGCCCCCTCCGACCCTCCACCTGGTCCCTGAGCCCGCAgcgccccccccaccgcctcctcGGACCTTCCAGATGGTGACCGCCCCCTTCCCGGCGCTGCCCCAGCCGAAGGCTCTGCTCGAGAGATTTCACCAG GTGCCGTCCGGAATCATTCTCCAGAACAAGGCCGGGGGGGCCCCCGCCGCCCCGCAGACCTCCGCCAGCCTGGGGCCCCTCGCCAGCCCCACCGCCTCGGTGCTGGTCAGTGGGCAGACCCCATCCGggacccccaccgcccccagccATCCCCCTGCCCCGGCACCCATGGCCACCGCAG gcctccctcctctgcttcctgccGAGAGCAAAGCTTTTGCCAGCAACCTCCCGACCCTGAGCGTGGCCAAGGCCGCCGCGGCTGGGCCGGGGAAGTCTTCTGGGCTGCAG TACGAGAGCAAGTCGAGGAAACCCCCCACCCTTCAGCCCAGCAAAGAAGCCTG tttcCTGGAACATTTGCACAAACATCAGGGCTCCGTCCTGCACCCTGACTACAAGACAGCCTTCCCCTCCTTCGAGGATGCCCTGCATCGCCTCCTGCCCTACCACGTCTACCagggtgccctcccctcccccaacgaCTACCACAAag TGGATGAGGAGTTTCAGACGGTCTCCACGCAGCTGCTGAAACGCACCCAGgccatgctcaataaataccgcCTTCTGCTCCTGGAGGAGTCCCGG AGGGTGAGCCCCTCAGCGGAGATGGTCATGATCGACCGAATGTTCATTCAGGAGGAGAAGACCACTCTTGCCTTGGACAAACAGCTGGCCAAGGAGAAGCCCG ACGAGTACGTGTCTTCCTCGCGCTCTCTTGGCCTCCCCATCGCCGCCTCTTCCGAGGGACATCGGCTCCCCGGCCACGGCCCACCGCCGTCCTCGGCGTCCGGggcccccgcccagccccctcTGCACCTGCCCACCAAGCTGGTGATTCGGCACGGAGGGGCGGGTGGCTCGCCTTCCGTGACCTGGGCTCGGGCgtcctcctccctgtcctcctcctcctcctcttccgcCGCCTCCTCCCTGGACGCCGACGAGGACGGCCCGATGCCCTCCCGCAACCGCCCTCCCATCAAGACCTACGAGGCCCGCAGCCGCATCGGCCTCAAGCTCAAGATCAAGCAGGAAGCCGGGCTCAGCAAGGTGGTCCACAACACGGCCCTGGACCCGGTGCACCAgccgccgccccccgccgccctcaAGGCAGCCgagcccccgccccggccgccgccgccgccgccgccgccgccgcccccgccggccACCGGCCAGATGAACGGCACGGTGGAccacccgccgccgccgccggcggCCACCGACCGCAAGCCGGCGGCGGCCCTGGCCCCGCACTGCCCGCGGCTGCCCCTGCGGAAGACGTACCGCGAGAACGTGGAGGCCCCGGgcagcggggcgggggagggggccggggccggCAGAGCCCGGGGCGGCAgcccggcgccgccgccgccgcccgccaaAGTGGACGAGGCCACCAGCGGGCTCATCCGCGAGCTGGCCGCGGTGGAGGACGAGCTGTACCAGCGCATGCTGAAGGGGGCCCCACCGGAGCCCGCGGCCAGCGGCGGGCAGGGCAGCGGCAGCCGGGATCCCGCCTGGGAGGCGCCTCCCGCCAAGCGGCGCAAGTCCGAGTCGCCCGACGTGGACCAGGCCAGCTTCTCCAGCGACAGCCCGCAGGACGACACGCTCACGGAGCACCTCCAGAGCGCCATCGACAGCATCCTGAACCTCCAGCAGGCCCCGGGTCGGACGCCTGCACCCCCGTACCCCCACGCCGCCCCGACGGCCGTCGCGCCCGCCTCCCCGTCGCCGCTGCACAGGCCCGAGGCCTACCCGCCCTCCAGTCACAACGGCGGCCTCGGCGCCAGGACGTTGAACAGATAA